Proteins encoded together in one Qingshengfaniella alkalisoli window:
- a CDS encoding multidrug effflux MFS transporter, which translates to MISRRHPSKSEFIFLMAMTMAIIAFSIDSMLPAMPSIAAELSPLDPNRAQLIITSFMLGMGVGTLFSGPISDAVGRKPVMLGGAVVYCAGAALAWHAPSMEVMLAARVLQGIGGSGPRVVVMAIIRDTYAGRSMARIVSLVMIVFALVPALAPTIGAGIIHFVGWRGLFPAYIAFAMIAAVWLLIRQPETHAKEKRNPLYPRTLLRALKEVVSHRTVRITIAVQMLVFATMFTTLSSTQMVFDQTFGRGSEFPFWFAVIALMSTVGGMINATLVVRIGMRRVVVGALTMQAAMCAFYLFGALFDIWSAHAQFYVYLLWVLSIFVMIGLTLGNLNALALEPMGHVAGMAASVVSCLATIGGVAIAAPLGLRFDGTAVPLAEGILPCIALALFLTTRLKD; encoded by the coding sequence ATGATATCCCGAAGACACCCGTCCAAATCCGAATTCATCTTCCTGATGGCGATGACGATGGCGATCATTGCCTTCTCTATCGATTCGATGCTGCCCGCCATGCCCAGCATCGCGGCAGAGCTCAGCCCGCTGGATCCGAACCGCGCACAGCTGATCATCACCAGCTTTATGTTGGGGATGGGCGTCGGGACGCTGTTCTCCGGCCCGATCTCGGACGCTGTTGGTCGAAAACCCGTCATGTTGGGCGGTGCCGTCGTTTATTGCGCGGGCGCGGCCTTGGCATGGCACGCACCGTCGATGGAGGTCATGCTGGCTGCCCGCGTCTTGCAGGGCATCGGCGGGTCCGGTCCCCGTGTCGTTGTCATGGCAATCATCCGCGACACCTATGCCGGGCGTAGCATGGCCCGGATCGTGTCGCTGGTGATGATCGTCTTTGCCCTTGTTCCCGCACTGGCACCCACAATCGGCGCGGGCATCATCCATTTCGTCGGCTGGCGGGGACTGTTTCCCGCCTATATCGCCTTTGCCATGATCGCCGCCGTTTGGCTGTTGATCCGCCAGCCCGAAACCCACGCAAAGGAAAAGCGTAATCCGCTTTATCCCCGCACCCTCCTGCGGGCGCTGAAGGAGGTCGTGAGTCACCGCACAGTGCGCATTACCATTGCCGTCCAGATGCTTGTTTTTGCGACGATGTTTACCACGCTGTCCTCCACGCAGATGGTGTTCGACCAGACCTTCGGACGTGGCAGCGAATTTCCCTTCTGGTTCGCGGTCATCGCCTTGATGTCCACCGTGGGCGGCATGATTAATGCCACACTCGTGGTTCGCATTGGTATGCGCCGCGTTGTTGTAGGGGCGCTTACCATGCAAGCCGCCATGTGTGCCTTCTACCTGTTCGGAGCACTGTTCGACATCTGGTCAGCCCATGCGCAGTTCTATGTGTATCTGCTATGGGTGCTGTCGATCTTCGTGATGATCGGTCTGACGCTTGGCAATCTGAACGCGCTTGCGCTGGAGCCGATGGGACATGTCGCGGGCATGGCGGCATCCGTCGTCAGTTGCCTTGCCACCATTGGCGGCGTGGCGATTGCCGCACCTTTGGGCCTGCGCTTCGACGGAACGGCCGTACCGCTCGCAGAAGGCATCCTGCCCTGCATCGCACTTGCGCTGTTCCTGACCACCCGGCTGAAGGACTGA
- a CDS encoding extracellular solute-binding protein has product MRLGKNNVRHQVFFAAALVAASFSTVAAEPQHAIAMYGDPSLPPDFVSLPYANPDAPKGGRIVFGERGGFDSLNPHILKGNAPWAVRAHVFESFLAYNRDEAFTLYGLLAESVETGPNREWVEFTLRPEAQFSDGSPVTIEDVMWSYETLGTEGHPRYHTAWSQVESMERTGERGVRFTFNTEDKELALIMGLRPILKKAQWEDREFGDSSMEPPIGSSPYPIAEFDAGRSLTLRRNPDYWGADLPFNQGLNNFDEMRFEFFADAGVLFEAFKAGEIGVYREANAARWADSYDFPAVQSGDVVKSEIPHERPSGINGLVMNTRRPIFKDWRVRAAMIHAFNYEFISQTQTGSADPRITSYFSNSVLGMSHDAADGRVLELLEPFAADLPQGVIEGYSLPVSDGSTRNRKNLAAAMDLLNEAGWSSEGGTLVNEAGEPFRFEVLLSQAGSLTRSAMEDQAIVNIFAQALERLGIEVRITTVDPAQYFERTNNYDFDMTYYIRSLSLSPGNEQKLYWSSEAAETPGTGNWAGVNSPAVDAMIDQLLNSDNREDFVAAAHALDRLLTAGRYVIPLWYSQVSRVAHRKDLHYPDTLPVYGDWTGFLPDVWWYED; this is encoded by the coding sequence ATGAGACTCGGTAAAAATAACGTGAGGCACCAAGTTTTCTTCGCCGCAGCACTTGTCGCGGCCAGTTTTTCCACCGTTGCGGCAGAGCCACAGCACGCCATAGCTATGTATGGTGATCCGTCGCTTCCACCGGATTTTGTGTCGCTCCCCTATGCAAACCCGGACGCCCCCAAAGGTGGCCGAATCGTCTTTGGAGAACGCGGAGGTTTCGATTCTCTTAATCCCCACATTCTGAAAGGGAACGCACCTTGGGCAGTAAGAGCCCATGTTTTCGAGAGTTTTCTGGCTTACAACCGTGATGAGGCCTTCACGCTCTACGGGCTTTTGGCCGAGTCGGTGGAAACCGGGCCGAATCGCGAATGGGTCGAATTCACCTTGCGACCGGAGGCCCAGTTCAGCGATGGCAGCCCCGTCACCATCGAAGACGTGATGTGGTCTTACGAAACACTCGGCACCGAAGGTCACCCGCGCTACCATACCGCATGGAGCCAGGTCGAAAGCATGGAACGGACCGGCGAGCGCGGTGTACGCTTCACGTTCAACACCGAGGACAAGGAGTTGGCCCTGATCATGGGGCTGCGCCCGATCCTGAAAAAAGCGCAATGGGAAGACAGAGAATTCGGTGACAGCTCGATGGAACCGCCCATCGGGTCATCCCCCTATCCTATCGCTGAATTCGATGCCGGGCGGTCCCTTACCCTGCGCCGCAATCCCGACTACTGGGGTGCCGATCTGCCGTTCAATCAGGGTCTGAACAATTTCGACGAGATGCGGTTCGAATTCTTCGCGGATGCGGGTGTACTATTCGAAGCTTTCAAGGCGGGCGAGATCGGCGTCTACCGCGAAGCCAATGCCGCGCGTTGGGCCGACAGCTATGATTTTCCCGCCGTACAGTCGGGCGATGTGGTGAAGTCGGAAATTCCGCATGAACGGCCCTCCGGGATCAATGGGTTGGTGATGAACACGCGCCGACCGATCTTTAAGGACTGGCGGGTCCGCGCGGCGATGATCCATGCCTTCAACTACGAATTCATCTCGCAAACGCAAACCGGCAGTGCCGATCCACGCATCACGTCCTACTTTTCGAACTCGGTTCTCGGAATGTCACATGATGCAGCGGATGGCCGGGTTCTGGAACTGCTCGAACCCTTCGCGGCGGACCTGCCGCAGGGCGTGATAGAGGGCTATTCCCTGCCCGTCTCGGATGGCAGCACCCGCAATCGTAAGAACCTGGCCGCAGCCATGGACCTGCTGAACGAGGCCGGATGGTCCAGCGAAGGCGGTACGCTGGTGAATGAAGCTGGCGAACCTTTCCGCTTCGAGGTCCTGCTGAGCCAAGCCGGCAGCCTGACACGCTCCGCCATGGAGGATCAGGCCATCGTCAACATCTTCGCGCAGGCCTTGGAACGGCTGGGCATAGAGGTGCGCATCACCACGGTCGATCCCGCACAGTATTTCGAGCGCACCAACAATTACGACTTCGACATGACCTACTACATCCGGTCCCTGTCGCTGTCGCCGGGCAATGAGCAGAAGCTCTACTGGAGTTCCGAGGCCGCCGAAACGCCCGGCACCGGCAATTGGGCCGGTGTGAACAGCCCGGCCGTCGATGCGATGATCGACCAGCTGCTGAATTCGGACAACCGCGAGGATTTCGTGGCCGCCGCGCATGCGCTGGACCGCCTGCTGACCGCCGGGCGCTATGTCATCCCGCTGTGGTATTCGCAGGTGTCGCGCGTGGCGCATCGCAAGGACCTGCATTACCCCGACACCTTGCCCGTATATGGCGACTGGACCGGGTTCCTGCCCGATGTCTGGTGGTACGAAGACTAG
- a CDS encoding LysE/ArgO family amino acid transporter has product MMSAVAAGPAVTGLATGFSLILAIGAQNAFVLRQGLLRSHVFSLCLFCALSDALLIAGGVAGFGLIAKRLTWFPTVMSLAGAAFLLVYGAMKLREAWRGDYAMVLAGVSPTLWKTIAIAAAFTWLNPHVYLDTLGLIGAISTRYADTADKLRFGAGAVTASFVFFFSLGYASRFLAPIMQSAQAWRVLDLLIAVVMWSLAVALIGGL; this is encoded by the coding sequence ATGATGTCGGCAGTCGCGGCTGGCCCCGCAGTGACAGGGCTTGCGACGGGATTTTCCCTGATCCTTGCCATCGGCGCCCAGAACGCTTTCGTCTTGCGTCAAGGATTGCTGCGGTCACATGTCTTCTCGCTGTGCCTCTTCTGCGCCTTGTCCGATGCGTTGTTGATCGCCGGGGGCGTGGCCGGGTTCGGCCTGATAGCCAAGCGGCTGACATGGTTCCCCACCGTGATGTCGCTGGCGGGTGCTGCATTCCTTTTGGTCTATGGCGCGATGAAACTGCGCGAGGCATGGCGCGGCGATTATGCGATGGTCCTGGCCGGTGTATCCCCCACCCTATGGAAGACCATCGCAATTGCCGCAGCGTTCACATGGCTGAACCCGCATGTCTATCTGGACACACTGGGCCTGATCGGTGCCATTTCGACAAGGTATGCTGACACAGCCGACAAGCTACGCTTCGGCGCGGGGGCGGTTACGGCGTCTTTCGTGTTCTTCTTTTCGCTGGGTTATGCGTCGCGGTTTCTCGCGCCAATCATGCAAAGTGCCCAAGCGTGGCGCGTTCTGGATCTGCTGATTGCCGTCGTGATGTGGTCGCTTGCGGTAGCGCTGATTGGCGGTCTTTGA
- a CDS encoding DUF502 domain-containing protein, with amino-acid sequence MPELPDFQPPERRKPGMFAGLRANFLTGLVVIAPIGLTAWLVWTVMGWVDGFVLPLVPQRFKPEQYIGINLRGLGAIVFFLFTLFVGWIAKGLIGRSLLGYAERLVDQMPVVRSVYSGLKQIAETVFAQQETSFDKACLIEYPRKGIWAIGFISTNAKGEVNTIIPVEEQLVSVFLPTTPNPTSGFLLFVPRSDIIELKMSIEDAAKLVISAGLVYPNPKDPAAPPLVENAEKPTAE; translated from the coding sequence ATGCCAGAATTACCTGATTTTCAACCACCTGAACGCCGCAAGCCGGGAATGTTCGCCGGTCTTCGCGCGAACTTCCTGACCGGTCTGGTGGTCATCGCGCCTATCGGTCTGACGGCGTGGCTGGTGTGGACCGTCATGGGCTGGGTGGACGGCTTCGTCTTGCCGCTTGTGCCGCAACGCTTCAAACCCGAGCAATATATCGGGATCAACCTGCGCGGCCTGGGTGCCATTGTCTTCTTTCTGTTCACGCTGTTCGTGGGGTGGATTGCCAAGGGACTGATCGGTCGGTCACTGCTTGGCTATGCGGAGCGGCTGGTCGATCAGATGCCCGTTGTGCGGTCGGTCTATAGCGGTCTGAAGCAGATTGCCGAGACCGTATTTGCACAACAGGAAACCAGCTTCGACAAGGCTTGCCTTATCGAGTACCCGCGGAAGGGTATCTGGGCGATCGGTTTCATTTCGACCAATGCCAAGGGCGAGGTGAACACGATCATTCCAGTTGAAGAACAGCTCGTAAGTGTCTTTCTTCCAACGACTCCTAACCCGACATCGGGGTTCCTGCTGTTCGTTCCGCGTTCTGACATCATCGAGCTGAAGATGTCGATCGAAGACGCGGCGAAGTTGGTGATTTCAGCCGGTCTCGTCTACCCGAATCCCAAGGATCCCGCTGCACCACCGCTTGTTGAGAACGCTGAGAAGCCGACCGCCGAATGA
- the mfd gene encoding transcription-repair coupling factor, which yields MAQTGSQHLTVGGAPEGFDARLVLKETDRTGGPVLHIARDDKRLEAMRAALAFFAPDMPVLSFPAWDCLPFDRVSPNPDISAARMATLAALVHGAPKRFVLLTTLNAAMQKIPARDVLREAAFSAQVGRRIDEKGLKSFLVRMGFVQTPTVMEPGDYAIRGGIIDIFPPGESGPIRLDLFGDVLDGARKFDPETQRTTERLRMIELAPVSEVILDEAAIMRFRQNYRIEFGAAGSDDPLYEAVSAGRKHQGMEHWLPFFHERLETIFDYLPDVPVSFDDQLDAARVARWESIEDQYDTRKEAMTAKGRLDSVYKPCPPGELYLDDAAWDDQLSDRRVLKFNPLAQATGPNVIDAGGRIGRNFSPERQIENINLFSALSDHIQKERQSSAVVVASYSEGARERLKGLIEDEGILDPKEIKDFRDIPDVTGGLFLAVWPLEHGFESKGLTVISEQDVLGDRLIRAPKRKKRAENFLTETQSLSPGDLIVHVDHGVGRYNGLEVITAMGAAHECLALEYAGGDRLYLPVENIELLSRYGHEEGLLDKLGGGAWQAKKARLKERIREIADKLIRVAAERALRTAPVMEPPDGMWDAFCARFPYQETDDQLHAIEDVLTDMASGQPMDRLICGDVGFGKTEVAMRAAFIAAMSGVQVAVIAPTTLLARQHAQSFRERFRGFPLEVRALSRFIGAKKAQATRDGLARGTVDIVVGTHAVLAKAVRFKNLGMLVIDEEQRFGVQHKERLKSMRTDVHVLTLTATPIPRTLQLSLSGVRDLSIIGTPPVDRLAIRTYVSEFDSVTLREALLREHYRGGQSFVVVPRIKDLPEIEDFLKNQVPEVTYVVAHGQMAAGELDDKMNAFYDGKFDVLLATTIVESGLDIPTANTMIVHRADMFGLAQLYQIRGRVGRSKTRAYAYMTTKPRMKLTPQAEKRLRVLGSLDSLGAGFTLASQDLDIRGAGNLLGEEQSGQMREVGYELYQSMLEEAIAKIKTGEMEGLSESDDQWAPQINLGVPVLIPEDYVPDLDVRLGLYRRLSGLSTKVELEGFAAELIDRFGKLPKEVNTLLLVVRIKAECKKAGIARLDGGPKGATIQFHNDKFANPQGLVEFVQAQKGLAKVKDNKIVVRRDWAKDSDKIKGAFSIAQDLAKQAKG from the coding sequence ATGGCGCAAACTGGATCGCAGCATCTGACAGTGGGCGGCGCGCCCGAAGGCTTCGACGCACGGCTTGTGTTGAAAGAAACGGACCGCACCGGCGGTCCGGTTCTGCATATCGCGCGCGACGACAAGCGGTTAGAGGCGATGCGCGCAGCGCTGGCGTTCTTCGCGCCCGACATGCCCGTGCTCAGCTTCCCGGCATGGGACTGCCTGCCGTTTGATCGTGTCTCGCCGAACCCCGATATATCCGCGGCGCGGATGGCCACCCTCGCGGCGTTGGTCCACGGAGCGCCCAAGAGGTTCGTGCTGCTGACCACGCTCAACGCAGCGATGCAGAAAATCCCGGCACGTGATGTGCTGCGCGAAGCGGCGTTTTCCGCGCAGGTGGGGCGGCGCATCGATGAGAAGGGGTTGAAGAGCTTCCTCGTCCGCATGGGGTTTGTGCAAACCCCTACGGTGATGGAGCCGGGCGACTACGCAATCCGTGGCGGGATCATCGACATCTTCCCACCGGGTGAAAGCGGACCCATACGATTGGACTTGTTCGGCGACGTGCTGGATGGAGCACGCAAGTTCGACCCCGAAACCCAGCGCACCACCGAACGGCTGAGGATGATCGAGTTGGCACCGGTGTCAGAGGTGATCCTCGACGAGGCCGCGATCATGCGGTTCCGACAGAATTATCGTATCGAATTCGGCGCTGCGGGCTCTGACGATCCGCTTTACGAGGCCGTCAGCGCGGGCCGCAAACATCAGGGAATGGAGCACTGGCTCCCCTTCTTCCATGAACGGCTGGAGACGATCTTCGACTATTTGCCCGATGTGCCTGTCAGTTTCGACGATCAGCTTGATGCAGCGCGCGTGGCAAGGTGGGAGTCGATCGAGGATCAATACGACACCCGCAAGGAAGCCATGACCGCCAAGGGGCGGCTTGATTCCGTCTACAAACCATGCCCACCCGGTGAACTGTATCTCGATGATGCGGCATGGGACGATCAGTTGTCGGATCGACGGGTGTTGAAATTCAATCCGCTCGCGCAGGCGACGGGTCCGAATGTCATTGACGCGGGTGGACGCATCGGGCGTAATTTTTCGCCGGAGCGGCAGATAGAGAACATAAATCTATTCAGCGCATTATCGGATCATATTCAGAAAGAACGCCAGTCATCCGCCGTCGTTGTCGCCAGCTATTCCGAAGGTGCGCGGGAACGTCTTAAAGGGCTGATCGAGGATGAAGGCATTCTTGATCCTAAGGAAATCAAAGACTTTCGAGACATTCCTGATGTGACCGGGGGGCTCTTCCTCGCTGTTTGGCCGCTGGAACACGGCTTTGAATCCAAGGGGCTGACCGTCATTTCGGAGCAGGACGTATTGGGCGACCGTCTGATCAGGGCACCCAAGCGCAAGAAACGGGCCGAGAACTTCCTGACGGAAACCCAAAGCCTCAGCCCCGGAGACCTGATCGTCCATGTGGATCATGGTGTCGGGCGCTATAACGGGCTGGAAGTCATCACCGCGATGGGTGCGGCCCACGAATGCCTGGCGCTGGAATACGCAGGCGGTGACAGGCTGTACCTGCCGGTAGAGAATATCGAACTTCTCAGCCGCTACGGACATGAGGAAGGGCTGCTCGACAAGCTGGGCGGCGGTGCGTGGCAGGCCAAGAAGGCGCGCCTGAAAGAACGCATCCGCGAGATTGCCGACAAGCTGATCCGGGTTGCCGCCGAGCGGGCCTTGCGCACGGCGCCCGTGATGGAGCCGCCAGACGGTATGTGGGACGCGTTTTGTGCGCGGTTTCCATATCAGGAAACCGATGACCAGTTGCACGCGATCGAGGACGTGCTGACCGACATGGCATCCGGCCAACCTATGGACCGGCTGATTTGCGGCGATGTGGGCTTCGGAAAGACCGAGGTTGCGATGCGCGCGGCGTTCATCGCTGCAATGTCGGGTGTGCAGGTCGCGGTGATCGCGCCAACGACCCTGCTGGCGCGGCAGCATGCGCAAAGCTTCCGCGAACGTTTTCGCGGATTCCCGCTGGAGGTCCGTGCATTGTCACGCTTCATCGGGGCGAAGAAAGCCCAGGCAACCCGTGACGGGCTTGCACGCGGCACGGTGGATATCGTGGTGGGCACACATGCGGTGCTGGCCAAGGCCGTGCGGTTCAAGAACCTTGGCATGCTGGTGATCGACGAGGAACAGCGTTTTGGCGTGCAGCACAAGGAGCGCCTTAAATCCATGCGCACGGATGTGCATGTTCTGACCCTGACCGCAACGCCCATTCCCCGCACGTTGCAATTGTCGCTGTCAGGCGTGCGCGACCTGTCGATCATCGGCACTCCGCCTGTGGACCGCCTGGCGATCCGAACCTATGTCAGTGAATTCGACAGCGTGACCCTGCGCGAGGCGCTGTTGCGCGAACATTATCGCGGCGGGCAGAGCTTCGTCGTCGTACCGCGCATTAAAGACCTGCCGGAGATCGAGGATTTCCTGAAGAACCAGGTGCCCGAAGTCACCTATGTCGTCGCGCATGGCCAGATGGCTGCCGGTGAATTGGACGACAAGATGAACGCATTTTATGACGGCAAGTTCGATGTGCTTCTGGCAACGACGATTGTGGAATCTGGGCTCGACATCCCGACGGCCAATACGATGATCGTCCATCGCGCGGACATGTTCGGGTTGGCGCAGCTTTACCAGATCCGTGGGCGCGTGGGCCGGTCCAAGACCCGTGCCTATGCCTATATGACTACCAAGCCCCGTATGAAGCTGACGCCGCAGGCCGAAAAGCGGCTGCGTGTTCTGGGGTCTCTCGACAGCCTTGGGGCAGGGTTTACGCTGGCCTCGCAGGATCTGGACATTCGCGGGGCAGGGAACCTGCTGGGTGAAGAACAATCCGGCCAGATGCGCGAAGTGGGGTATGAACTTTACCAGTCGATGCTGGAAGAGGCGATTGCCAAGATCAAGACGGGCGAAATGGAGGGCCTGTCCGAGTCTGACGACCAATGGGCGCCGCAGATCAATCTGGGTGTTCCGGTGCTGATCCCCGAGGACTACGTGCCGGATCTGGATGTTCGGCTGGGGCTGTATCGACGCCTGTCGGGCCTGTCCACGAAGGTCGAGCTGGAAGGTTTCGCGGCCGAGTTGATCGACCGGTTCGGCAAGCTGCCGAAAGAGGTCAACACGCTGCTGCTGGTCGTTCGGATCAAGGCGGAATGCAAGAAGGCCGGGATCGCGCGGCTGGATGGCGGGCCAAAAGGCGCGACTATCCAGTTCCACAACGACAAATTCGCCAACCCCCAGGGGCTGGTCGAATTCGTTCAGGCGCAGAAGGGGCTGGCAAAGGTCAAGGACAACAAGATCGTCGTGCGTCGTGACTGGGCCAAGGACAGCGACAAGATCAAGGGCGCGTTTTCGATCGCGCAGGATCTTGCGAAACAGGCGAAGGGCTGA
- a CDS encoding 3-hydroxybutyrate dehydrogenase: MSLKGKTAVITGSNSGIGLGVATELAKAGADVVLNSFTDRDEDHKLAEDLSKEHGVTARYIKADMSKGDDCRTLIEQAGRCDILINNAGIQHVAAIDEFPPEKWDAIIAINMSSAFHTTAAALPLMREAGWGRVVNIASAHGLTASPFKSAYVAAKHGVVGLTKVTALETAEEPITANAICPGYVLTPLVEAQIPDTMKEYDMDRETVIRDVLLARQPSKEFATVEQLGGTAIFLCSDAAAQITGTTISVDGGWTAL; the protein is encoded by the coding sequence ATGTCACTCAAGGGGAAGACTGCGGTCATCACCGGATCTAACTCGGGCATCGGGTTGGGCGTCGCGACGGAACTGGCGAAGGCTGGAGCAGATGTCGTTCTGAATTCCTTCACCGATCGCGACGAAGACCACAAGCTGGCCGAAGACCTGTCCAAGGAACATGGTGTGACTGCCCGTTACATCAAGGCGGATATGTCGAAAGGTGACGATTGCCGCACCCTGATCGAGCAGGCAGGCAGGTGTGATATCCTCATCAACAACGCTGGTATCCAGCATGTTGCCGCGATCGACGAATTTCCACCCGAGAAATGGGACGCGATCATCGCGATCAACATGTCGTCGGCGTTTCACACGACGGCCGCGGCCCTGCCGCTGATGCGCGAGGCCGGTTGGGGCCGGGTGGTCAATATCGCCTCTGCCCATGGCCTGACCGCATCGCCGTTCAAATCGGCCTATGTGGCCGCCAAGCACGGCGTGGTCGGTTTGACGAAAGTAACCGCCCTGGAAACGGCGGAAGAGCCCATCACCGCGAATGCCATATGTCCGGGATATGTGCTGACCCCGCTGGTCGAAGCGCAAATTCCCGACACGATGAAGGAATACGACATGGACCGCGAAACCGTGATCCGTGATGTCTTGCTGGCGCGCCAGCCCTCCAAGGAGTTTGCCACGGTTGAACAGTTGGGTGGCACCGCGATCTTCCTATGTTCCGACGCAGCTGCACAGATCACAGGCACCACGATCAGTGTAGATGGCGGTTGGACCGCGCTGTGA
- a CDS encoding patatin-like phospholipase family protein, whose amino-acid sequence MTRRRASAPKRINLALQGGGAHGAFTWGALKRILEDPALEIAGISGTSAGALNGAAVKAGLSHAAGEDGRQTAIDNLDWLWAQVGAVNDLRLTNWMNTLFPTPSIVTQAIEYSLPYSLTDMASQFFSPYAYGPFYKNPLRRIVDRFRFDEVCADDGPAFFVNTTRVRDGKIRVFSQQEVTTDVILASACLPTVFQAIEFYDERSGRVEAFWDGGYTGNPALFPLFSRSLPEDIVIVNINPMERDEVPCTPNEIQNRVNEISFNSSLLRELRAINFVQRLLHNGALNNESMRDVKIHMIADDELMRDLSVATKLLPSPFILGRLKDAGYAATDNFLRVNRDKIGNESSVDLPSMFS is encoded by the coding sequence GTGACACGCAGACGGGCAAGCGCACCGAAACGCATCAACCTCGCCCTTCAGGGCGGGGGCGCCCATGGCGCGTTTACCTGGGGTGCGCTGAAACGTATCCTTGAAGATCCGGCGCTGGAGATTGCCGGGATTTCCGGCACCTCCGCCGGGGCCTTGAACGGGGCGGCGGTGAAAGCCGGCCTGTCCCACGCCGCGGGCGAAGACGGGCGACAGACCGCGATCGACAATCTTGACTGGCTGTGGGCGCAGGTGGGTGCGGTCAATGATCTGCGCCTGACCAACTGGATGAATACGCTGTTTCCGACGCCCTCCATCGTTACGCAAGCCATCGAATATTCGCTGCCCTATTCGCTGACGGACATGGCCAGCCAGTTCTTCAGCCCTTATGCCTATGGTCCATTCTACAAGAATCCTCTGCGTCGGATCGTGGACAGGTTTCGCTTTGACGAGGTTTGCGCCGATGATGGGCCGGCCTTCTTCGTGAACACAACCCGGGTACGCGACGGAAAGATCAGGGTGTTTTCGCAACAAGAGGTCACAACCGACGTGATCCTGGCTTCCGCCTGTTTGCCAACCGTCTTTCAAGCCATTGAGTTTTATGATGAACGTAGTGGGCGGGTGGAAGCGTTCTGGGATGGTGGCTACACCGGAAATCCGGCGCTTTTCCCGCTATTCTCACGGTCTTTGCCTGAAGACATCGTTATCGTGAACATCAACCCGATGGAGCGCGACGAGGTGCCTTGCACGCCCAATGAGATCCAGAACAGGGTGAACGAGATCAGCTTCAATTCGTCGCTTCTGCGCGAATTGCGGGCAATCAACTTCGTTCAACGGTTGCTGCACAACGGTGCCCTGAACAATGAATCGATGCGGGACGTAAAAATTCATATGATTGCGGATGACGAGTTGATGCGCGATCTGTCGGTTGCGACCAAGTTGCTACCGTCACCCTTCATCCTTGGGCGGTTGAAGGATGCCGGCTATGCGGCGACGGATAACTTTCTGCGGGTCAATCGCGACAAGATCGGCAACGAAAGCTCTGTTGATTTGCCCTCAATGTTCAGTTGA
- a CDS encoding DsbA family oxidoreductase — MIKLDILSDPICPWCYIGKTFLDRALAQRSTPVFAIEWHPFQLNPDMPREGMDRREYLETKFGGKDGAVQAYARIDEAAKAADIPINFDKIQRTPNTLDAHRLIHWAGLETKQGPVVDALFNAYFVEGRDIGDHEVLADIADAAGIDAALVQRLLKSDADLEDIQTRDRHSREMGVSSVPTFIVANQHAVPGAQQPDLWLKVMDELEAMGPPEDAEI; from the coding sequence ATGATAAAGCTAGATATCCTGTCCGACCCGATCTGCCCGTGGTGCTATATCGGCAAGACCTTCCTTGATCGTGCACTGGCCCAACGCAGCACCCCAGTCTTCGCGATCGAATGGCATCCCTTCCAGCTGAACCCCGACATGCCGCGTGAAGGTATGGATCGTCGCGAATATCTGGAAACCAAATTCGGCGGCAAGGACGGCGCGGTGCAGGCCTATGCCCGGATCGACGAAGCAGCAAAAGCAGCCGATATCCCGATCAACTTCGACAAGATCCAGCGCACACCCAACACGCTCGATGCCCACCGGCTGATCCATTGGGCAGGTTTGGAAACCAAGCAAGGTCCGGTCGTGGATGCCCTGTTCAACGCCTATTTCGTCGAAGGCCGAGACATCGGTGATCACGAGGTTCTGGCCGACATCGCGGATGCCGCCGGCATTGATGCCGCGCTTGTACAGCGATTGTTGAAAAGCGACGCGGATTTGGAAGACATCCAGACCCGCGATCGTCACAGCCGGGAAATGGGGGTAAGCAGCGTACCGACCTTCATCGTGGCCAACCAGCACGCCGTTCCGGGTGCGCAACAGCCCGATTTGTGGCTCAAGGTCATGGATGAACTGGAAGCCATGGGACCCCCCGAAGACGCCGAGATCTGA